A genomic region of Saccopteryx bilineata isolate mSacBil1 chromosome 1, mSacBil1_pri_phased_curated, whole genome shotgun sequence contains the following coding sequences:
- the HTR1A gene encoding 5-hydroxytryptamine receptor 1A, which translates to MDVLSPGQGNNTTSSQGPFGTNASATGISDVTFSYQVVTSLLLGTLIFCAVLGNACVVAAIALERSLQNVANYLIGSLAVTDLMVSVLVLPMAALYQVLNKWTLGQVTCDLFIALDVLCCTSSILHLCAIALDRYWAITDPIDYVNKRTPRRAAALISLTWLIGFLISIPPMLGWRTPEDRSDPDACTISKDHGYTIYSTFGAFYIPLLLMLVLYGRIFRAARFRIRKTVKKVEKKVDTRRGASPAPQPKKSVNGDPESRGRMQGMEKKAGGTQCANGAVRQGDDGAVLEVIEVHRVGNSKEHLPLPSEAGALSCAPASFEKKNERNAEAKRKMALARERKTVKTLGIIMGTFILCWLPFFIVALVLPFCENSCHMPTLLGAIINWLGYSNSLLNPVIYAYFNKDFQNAFKKIIKCKFCRP; encoded by the coding sequence ATGGATGTGCTCAGTCCTGGACAGGGCAACAACACCACATCCTCCCAAGGTCCCTTCGGGACAAATGCCAGCGCTACTGGCATCTCCGACGTGACCTTCAGCTACCAAGTGGTCACTTCTCTGCTGCTGGGCACGCTTATCTTCTGTGCGGTGCTGGGCAATGCGTGCGTGGTGGCAGCCATTGCCCTGGAGCGTTCCCTTCAGAACGTGGCCAACTATCTCATCGGCTCCCTGGCGGTCACCGACCTCATGGTGTCGGTGCTGGTGCTGCCCATGGCCGCGCTGTACCAGGTGCTCAACAAGTGGACGCTGGGACAGGTCACCTGTGACCTGTTCATTGCCCTGGACGTGTTGTGCTGCACCTCGTCCATCCTGCACCTGTGTGCCATCGCGCTGGACAGGTACTGGGCCATCACCGACCCCATCGACTATGTGAACAAGAGGACACCCCGGCGCGCCGCGGCGCTCATCTCGCTCACTTGGCTCATTGGCTTCCTTATCTCCATCCCGCCCATGCTGGGCTGGCGCACCCCCGAAGACCGCTCGGACCCCGACGCGTGCACCATCAGCAAGGACCACGGCTACACTATCTACTCCACCTTCGGCGCTTTCTACATCCCGCTGCTGCTCATGCTGGTTCTGTACGGGCGCATCTTCCGAGCCGCGCGCTTCCGCATCCGCAAAACAGTCAAGAAGGTGGAGAAGAAAGTGGACACCCGCCGTGGGGCGTCGCCAGCCCCGCAGCCCAAGAAGAGCGTAAATGGAGACCCAGAGAGCAGAGGACGTATGCAGGGCATGGAGAAGAAGGCAGGGGGGACTCAGTGTGCCAACGGTGCGGTGAGACAGGGCGACGACGGTGCGGTCCTGGAGGTGATCGAAGTGCACCGGGTGGGCAACTCCAAAGAACATCTGCCGCTGCCCAGCGAGGCTGGTGCTCTCTCCTGTGCCCCCGCCTCCTTCGAGAAGAAAAATGAGCGCAATGCTGAGGCCAAACGCAAAATGGCCCTGGCCCGCGAGAGGAAGACGGTGAAGACGCTGGGCATCATTATGGGCACTTTCATTCTCTGCTGGTTGCCCTTCTTCATTGTGGCCCTGGTCCTGCCCTTCTGCGAGAACAGCTGCCACATGCCCACCCTGCTGGGCGCCATAATCAATTGGCTGGGCTACTCCAACTCTCTGCTCAACCCTGTCATTTACGCCTACTTCAACAAGGACTTTCAAAATGCTTTTAAGAAGATCATCAAGTGCAAGTTCTGCCGCCCGTGA